Part of the Prevotella communis genome is shown below.
CTGCGATATCAAGCAGTCCCAAGCCCACTACGGTGAGTCCCATAACGGCACCGCTGCGGAAGGCTATCTTCAGTCCGCCATCCAGACTCTTACGGGCTGCGTTAGCCGTACGGGCTGAGGCGTAGGTAGCCGTCTTCATGCCAAAGAAACCTGCCAGTCCACTGAAGAAACCGCCCGTCAGGAAAGCAAACGGTACCCATGGGTTCTGTACACCAAAGCCATAGGCCATCACAGAGAAGATGATGGCAAGGATGATGAAAACAATCAACACCACTTTGTACTGCTGTTTCAGATAGGCCATTGCGCCACGTCTTACGTGACCGGCAATCTCTATCATACGGGGCGTGCCTTCTTCCGCCTTCATCATGCTGCGGAAGAAACTGTAGGCCATGCCAAGGGCCACTACTGAGGCAATTGGAACGAGCCAAAAAGCAATAGGTATATTCATCATTGGTTATTGTTTTTAGTCTATTTGTATAATATTATGTATTACATTCTGCAAAAGTATCACTTTTTTTTTATAAATACAAATAAGTTTGCGATTTTTTGAGTAATTTTGCCGAAAAATTGAGAATATGACTTTACATATATTTAATCCTGAACACGATATCGCCCTTGCAGCCAATCTCGCCAACTTCACCGCGCCTCATGCCGGTCGGCAGTTGCGCCATGACCTGGGCTTTATTCCGGCCTTGTGGGCTGAAGAGGGAGACAGCGTTCTTGTTGATAATCCTGAACGTGCCGCCTACGACTATGACCGTTTTCTTCATGCCGTCAACAGGCAACTGAAGGATTACGCGCCGGTCAGAAAAAATTTCCTCCCTCGTTGGGAAAATAAAAATCCCTCGTCGGACATCACGAAAATCCAGCCCTGGGGATGGGATGTGGCCCTGAAGGCCCGTCTGAAGCGGAGTGGGGCAGACGAGCGCTTGTTGCCCACGGATGTTCAGTTGGACGTTATCCGTCAGTTGTCGCATCGCCGCACCTCAGCCCAACTCCTTCCGCTGCTGCAATGTGAAGGTACGGTAGGCGAGTCGTTCGAGTGTCATACGGAAGAAGAAATTCGCCTGCTTCTGGAGCGTTACGGCCGACTGGTTCTCAAGGCTCCCTGGTCGTCGAGTGGCAGGGGATTGCGCTTTGTGAACAGTACCAATTTTACCACGCATCAGGCCGGATGGCTGCGCAATCTGTTTGCGACGCAGGGCTCTGTGATGGCTGAACCATTTTTTGACAAAGAGAAGGATTTTGGCATGGAGTTCTATGCCGGTGAAGATGGCAGTATCCGTTACTTGGGACTCTCGCTTTTCCATACGGCAAACGGTGCCTATACGGGAAATATCCTGGCTACAGAAAATAAAAAGCGTGAAATGATAAGCCGTTATATATCAATTGAATTGCTTGATAGTATTAAGGAAAATATTTGCAGTAGTCTGCCGGCCATCCTCAAGGGTGGCTATGCCGGACCTTTCGGGGTTGATATGATGGTGGTCAAGGGTGAGCGTTTCCTGCTGCATCCTTGTGTGGAAATTAATTTACGCCGTACCATGGGACATGTGGCCCTGGCCTTGACGCCAACCGATGACGAGATGGTGCGTGTGATGAGAATAGAATTTGCGGATGGCCGCTACAAAATGAAGGTAGAAAGAGTATAGGTCTCATGATGAATCTATTTGATATATGGATGCTCTCCGTGGCGTTGGCCATGGATTGTTTTACGGTGTCGATAGCCAGTGGTGTGATTCAGGGCCGGCGGGAATGGCCTGTGATTCTCCGTATTGCCTTCCTCTTCGGACTTTTCCAGGCGATGATGCCTTTTTTCGGATGGCTCGCCACGAATTATTTTGCCCATTATATTGAAGCCTACGACCATTGGGTGGCTTTCGGTCTGCTGGCTTTTCTGGGCGGCAAGATGATTTATGAGTCGTTCCAGCCTGAGGAACAGCATTTCTTTAATCCACGAAAACTCCGCACCCAACTCCTCCTGGCTGTGGCCACGAGTATAGATGCGCTGGCCGTGGGCATCTCCTTTGCCGTTACTGGCTATTCCTCCATGTCGCTCCTCCTGGAACCACTTGTCTGGATTGGTCTGGCTTCCTTCTTTTTCAGTGTGTTTGGCCACCTGTTGGGACTTCGTTTTGGCGAGACCGTGAGAAGGCGCATCCGCCCTGAATTATTGGGCGGTATCATCCTGATATTGATTGGCGTTAAGATTTTACTGACTCACATTTCAATTTTTTCTTCATTTTATTTGTCAGAATGATAAAGATTAACTATCT
Proteins encoded:
- a CDS encoding manganese efflux pump MntP encodes the protein MNLFDIWMLSVALAMDCFTVSIASGVIQGRREWPVILRIAFLFGLFQAMMPFFGWLATNYFAHYIEAYDHWVAFGLLAFLGGKMIYESFQPEEQHFFNPRKLRTQLLLAVATSIDALAVGISFAVTGYSSMSLLLEPLVWIGLASFFFSVFGHLLGLRFGETVRRRIRPELLGGIILILIGVKILLTHISIFSSFYLSE